In Thalassotalea sp. Sam97, a single window of DNA contains:
- a CDS encoding DUF3718 domain-containing protein, translated as MKTLTTLCALTLASLINTATAAPMDSHLHTALVDTCKSAISNNTLHFKRTLKSYRLNEATIAHNLVCNGESVIDFASRHNAHEIALRLSAIVGTTSITDLAQIETVTYEVSFNISAE; from the coding sequence ATGAAAACGTTAACAACCCTTTGTGCATTAACCTTGGCTTCACTAATAAACACGGCAACAGCAGCACCAATGGACTCACATTTACACACCGCATTAGTTGATACGTGTAAATCGGCCATCAGTAATAATACCTTACACTTTAAGCGCACGTTAAAGTCGTACCGTTTAAATGAGGCAACCATTGCCCATAACCTAGTGTGTAATGGTGAAAGTGTTATCGATTTTGCCTCACGTCACAATGCTCATGAAATTGCGCTACGTCTAAGTGCTATTGTCGGCACGACCAGTATCACGGATCTTGCCCAAATAGAGACAGTGACATATGAGGTTAGCTTTAATATTTCAGCCGAATAA
- a CDS encoding zinc ribbon domain-containing protein, which translates to MMENNCPKCNANLEWDGDGYFCQSCERHYRQQAYCDKCQAPLEKLQACGALNYFCKRCNELKSKSTIKIHFTPS; encoded by the coding sequence ATGATGGAAAATAATTGTCCAAAATGTAACGCAAATCTTGAATGGGATGGCGATGGTTATTTTTGTCAATCTTGCGAGCGACATTATCGACAACAAGCCTACTGTGATAAATGCCAAGCACCACTTGAAAAACTGCAAGCCTGTGGTGCTTTGAATTACTTTTGTAAGCGGTGTAACGAATTAAAATCCAAATCTACCATTAAGATACATTTTACACCCAGCTAA
- a CDS encoding RNA-binding S4 domain-containing protein, which produces MEIEVLAIEIDQEPIELYKLLKIANLVGGGGEAKMMISEGYVFLNGEVEFQKRKKVYADDIVQFNGEAIMPILAEYRASGIAGQENTMPADPRQNTEPTASQQTVFDENPTAKSQAKQPQANASARRKNDKRQQNKSTNNKNASSSGKGSSKDKRTGRKSITF; this is translated from the coding sequence ATGGAAATAGAAGTACTGGCCATAGAAATCGATCAAGAGCCTATTGAACTGTATAAATTGTTAAAAATTGCCAATCTGGTCGGCGGTGGTGGTGAAGCCAAGATGATGATCAGTGAAGGTTACGTTTTTTTAAACGGCGAAGTAGAATTTCAAAAGCGCAAAAAAGTATACGCTGACGATATTGTCCAGTTTAACGGGGAAGCGATAATGCCAATCCTAGCGGAGTACAGAGCATCCGGTATCGCCGGCCAAGAAAATACCATGCCGGCAGATCCGCGGCAAAATACCGAGCCGACAGCGTCACAGCAGACGGTGTTCGATGAAAATCCAACGGCTAAAAGCCAAGCCAAGCAACCTCAAGCGAATGCCTCGGCTCGTCGAAAAAATGATAAACGCCAGCAAAACAAATCGACGAACAACAAGAACGCCTCATCTTCAGGCAAAGGCAGCAGTAAAGACAAACGCACAGGTCGCAAATCAATTACTTTTTAA
- a CDS encoding dihydrofolate reductase family protein translates to MSNIVFIATSLDGYIADKNNDIQWLNNIDNPNGDDMGFAAHMEKVDAIVMGRNTFELVASFAGQWPYTKKVFVLSNSLTELAPRFNDKAELIHGSVKNIVSTLHKRGYKNLYIDGGNTIQQFLADDLIDEMIITTIPILLGGGIALFADLATPLTFKHIKADRYLDAIIQNHYRRVR, encoded by the coding sequence ATGAGCAATATTGTTTTCATTGCCACGTCACTCGATGGTTATATCGCCGATAAAAACAATGACATTCAGTGGTTGAATAATATCGACAACCCCAACGGCGATGACATGGGTTTTGCTGCTCATATGGAAAAAGTCGATGCGATAGTGATGGGCCGCAATACGTTTGAGTTGGTCGCGAGCTTTGCAGGCCAGTGGCCCTACACAAAAAAAGTCTTTGTTTTGTCGAATTCACTCACCGAGCTTGCCCCACGTTTTAACGATAAAGCCGAGTTAATCCATGGCTCAGTTAAGAACATTGTCAGCACCCTACATAAGCGCGGTTATAAGAATCTATATATTGATGGCGGCAACACCATTCAACAATTTTTAGCCGATGATTTAATTGATGAGATGATCATTACCACCATCCCAATATTATTAGGTGGTGGTATTGCTCTGTTTGCCGATTTAGCAACACCTCTGACATTCAAACATATCAAAGCAGACCGCTACCTTGATGCGATCATTCAAAATCATTATCGTCGGGTGCGCTAA
- a CDS encoding GNAT family N-acetyltransferase encodes MSVTLLIADLNDEQHQQDLLMLLESYANDPMGGDAPLSQYTKDHLIAAMQHNPSVLSILCYVDNKPAGICNCVQGFSTFKAKPLLNIHDLAVLPEYRGMKLSHQMLAFAEQVAKDKGCCKLTLEVLEGNSVAKASYIKFGFNGYELDPKLGKAEFWEKAL; translated from the coding sequence ATGTCTGTTACCTTACTCATCGCTGATTTAAACGATGAACAACATCAGCAAGATTTATTAATGTTACTTGAGTCATACGCAAATGACCCGATGGGCGGCGATGCGCCATTATCACAATATACCAAAGACCATTTAATTGCGGCGATGCAACATAACCCAAGTGTATTGAGTATTTTATGTTACGTTGATAATAAGCCTGCCGGCATTTGTAATTGCGTGCAGGGGTTTTCAACGTTTAAAGCCAAACCGTTATTAAACATTCATGATTTAGCGGTGTTGCCAGAGTATCGCGGTATGAAGTTGAGCCATCAGATGTTGGCATTTGCAGAACAAGTCGCCAAAGATAAGGGCTGCTGCAAACTTACCCTAGAAGTTTTAGAAGGAAATTCTGTTGCCAAAGCAAGCTATATTAAATTTGGCTTTAATGGCTATGAGTTAGATCCTAAGCTAGGCAAAGCGGAGTTCTGGGAAAAAGCGTTATAA
- a CDS encoding YeiH family protein — protein MQLTPVIELCKNYYSGIAISVVIAIAAGALASHYDAPVMLFALLMGLGLHFLYESPTHQRGIDFCSRTLLRFAVALLGVRIAFADVVSLGVTAPLIIISGMVFTMIFGVMLARGLGLSRASGVLSSGSVAVCGVSAAAAIATVLPKKAVEENMFALVVVTVTTVGTVAMVLYPVLVTFIGLPNDLAGVFIGGSIHDVAQVVAAGYSISPETGDIATYIKLLRVTLLLPIVMIIYVVFKERDSQMQGSIASYVPAFLIGFFVLALLNNLGVIPAAIVELCKQVSSWCLVVSIAAIGAKTSLKQIASVGWKPVILLTTQSLFFAVFIAIGIALFML, from the coding sequence ATGCAGTTAACACCCGTTATTGAGCTTTGCAAAAACTACTACTCAGGTATTGCCATCAGCGTGGTTATCGCGATTGCCGCAGGAGCACTCGCTTCGCACTATGATGCACCTGTGATGTTATTTGCGTTACTCATGGGATTGGGGTTGCACTTTCTTTATGAGTCACCAACGCATCAACGCGGAATTGATTTTTGCTCGCGTACTTTACTGCGATTTGCCGTGGCGTTATTAGGGGTACGCATTGCATTTGCAGATGTTGTGTCGCTCGGTGTTACGGCACCACTGATCATTATCAGTGGCATGGTGTTTACCATGATATTTGGCGTGATGCTCGCTCGAGGCCTCGGTTTATCAAGGGCTAGTGGTGTGCTATCGAGTGGTAGCGTGGCTGTGTGCGGTGTATCTGCAGCAGCGGCGATAGCCACCGTGTTACCAAAAAAAGCCGTTGAAGAAAACATGTTTGCCTTGGTAGTGGTTACGGTAACAACGGTTGGTACGGTAGCAATGGTGTTGTACCCTGTCCTTGTTACCTTTATTGGTTTACCAAACGATTTAGCCGGGGTGTTTATTGGCGGTTCGATACATGATGTTGCTCAGGTTGTAGCTGCGGGCTATTCCATTTCACCTGAAACAGGCGATATAGCAACCTATATTAAATTGCTACGGGTAACGTTATTGTTGCCTATCGTTATGATCATTTATGTAGTGTTTAAAGAGCGCGATTCGCAAATGCAAGGGAGCATTGCCAGTTATGTCCCCGCTTTTTTGATCGGTTTTTTTGTATTGGCGCTACTCAATAATCTTGGCGTCATTCCCGCGGCCATTGTTGAGCTGTGCAAGCAAGTTTCGTCATGGTGTTTGGTGGTGTCCATAGCCGCAATTGGCGCTAAGACTTCATTAAAACAAATAGCTTCGGTCGGGTGGAAACCGGTTATCTTGTTAACGACTCAGTCGCTGTTTTTTGCGGTATTTATCGCCATTGGTATCGCATTGTTCATGCTTTAA
- a CDS encoding acyl-CoA dehydrogenase family protein → MHIALTEEQMMIQDMAKKFAESELAPVAAELDRTKDQATFKNNIRQLAELGFMGLNIKAEYGGVEAGVVAFSLAITELAKACASTAVTTSVTNMVAEVIQAVGSEQQKQYYLPKICSGDYLAGGFCLTESGAGSDPAGMRTTAVKDGDDYILNGSKIYITSGEFAGCFVVWAVTDPQAKKGKGISCFLLDADTKGVTIGKSEDKMGQHASPTNEVHFDNCRVPASALLGEENRGFAIAVGELAGGRIGIGSLALGIGLAALDYATDYVKERQQFGTSISQFQGVQWMLAERYTEMEAARLLIMQAACLKEQGKAFGTSASMAKLYSAEKANKAVYDAQQLLGGAGYIREYPLERMARDVRITSIYEGTSEIQKVIIARDILR, encoded by the coding sequence ATGCATATTGCACTAACAGAAGAACAAATGATGATCCAAGACATGGCGAAAAAATTTGCCGAGTCTGAACTGGCTCCCGTTGCTGCTGAGCTTGACCGTACAAAAGATCAAGCGACGTTTAAAAATAATATTCGTCAACTCGCAGAATTAGGCTTTATGGGGCTGAATATAAAAGCCGAGTACGGTGGTGTCGAAGCCGGTGTTGTCGCTTTTTCTCTCGCTATCACTGAGCTTGCCAAAGCCTGTGCATCAACAGCGGTTACCACGTCGGTTACCAATATGGTGGCAGAGGTTATCCAAGCCGTAGGCAGTGAACAACAAAAGCAATATTACCTACCAAAGATTTGTTCGGGTGATTATTTAGCTGGCGGTTTTTGTTTAACTGAATCTGGCGCAGGCTCGGATCCTGCGGGTATGCGTACAACCGCCGTTAAAGATGGTGATGATTATATTCTAAACGGCTCAAAAATTTATATTACCAGTGGCGAGTTTGCCGGCTGTTTTGTGGTATGGGCAGTCACAGATCCGCAAGCAAAAAAAGGCAAAGGCATTTCATGCTTTTTACTTGATGCCGATACCAAAGGCGTAACGATTGGTAAAAGTGAAGATAAAATGGGCCAGCACGCCTCGCCAACCAATGAAGTTCATTTTGATAATTGCCGTGTACCAGCATCGGCATTGTTAGGGGAAGAGAATCGTGGTTTTGCCATTGCTGTTGGCGAATTAGCTGGTGGTCGTATTGGTATTGGTTCACTGGCGCTAGGTATTGGCTTAGCTGCGCTCGATTACGCCACGGATTACGTCAAAGAGCGTCAACAGTTTGGTACTTCAATTAGCCAATTTCAAGGTGTTCAATGGATGTTAGCGGAACGCTACACGGAGATGGAAGCGGCTCGCTTACTGATTATGCAAGCGGCGTGTTTAAAAGAACAAGGCAAAGCGTTTGGTACCTCGGCATCGATGGCTAAGCTATATTCAGCAGAAAAAGCTAATAAGGCAGTCTACGACGCGCAGCAACTGCTGGGGGGTGCCGGTTACATTCGAGAATACCCACTAGAGCGCATGGCCCGAGATGTGCGAATAACTTCAATTTACGAAGGTACCAGTGAAATTCAAAAAGTCATTATCGCCAGAGATATATTAAGGTAA
- the aroC gene encoding chorismate synthase, with the protein MAGNTIGNLFRVTTFGESHGLALGAIIDGCPPGIELSEQDLQIDLDRRKPGSSRYTTARREADMVKILSGTFEGKTTGTPIGLLIENTDQRSKDYGEIAQSFRPGHADYTYLQKYGIRDHRGGGRSSARETAMRVAAGAIAKKYLKQKLGIEINACVYQIGDIVAEQYDWSEVENNPFFFPDSSKLDALDELLRGILREKNSIGAGVKVVARNMPVGLGEPVFDRFDADIAHALMSINAVKGVEIGDGFACINQKGSEHRDEITPDGFLTNSAGGVLGGISSGQDLVANICLKPTSSIGVSGKTINVDGQPTDIITRGRHDPCVGIRAVPIAEAMVAITIMDHYLRHRAQNGDVACSTPIVE; encoded by the coding sequence ATGGCAGGTAATACGATTGGTAACTTATTTCGCGTCACCACGTTTGGCGAAAGCCACGGGCTGGCATTGGGCGCTATTATTGATGGCTGTCCACCGGGTATTGAGTTATCAGAGCAAGATTTACAAATTGATTTAGATCGTCGCAAACCTGGCTCATCTCGTTATACCACTGCTCGTCGTGAAGCCGATATGGTTAAGATATTATCTGGAACCTTTGAAGGAAAAACAACGGGCACGCCAATTGGTTTACTGATTGAGAATACCGATCAACGCTCAAAAGATTACGGCGAGATAGCGCAAAGTTTCCGTCCAGGTCATGCCGACTATACCTATCTGCAAAAGTATGGCATTCGTGATCACCGTGGTGGTGGCCGTTCCTCTGCTCGAGAAACAGCGATGCGTGTTGCTGCTGGTGCGATTGCTAAAAAGTATTTAAAACAAAAGCTTGGTATCGAAATCAATGCTTGCGTATATCAAATTGGCGATATCGTTGCAGAGCAGTACGATTGGTCTGAAGTTGAAAATAACCCCTTCTTTTTTCCTGATAGCAGCAAATTAGATGCCCTTGATGAACTGTTGCGCGGTATTTTGCGCGAGAAGAACTCGATTGGCGCAGGCGTTAAGGTTGTGGCGCGTAATATGCCAGTTGGGCTAGGGGAGCCTGTTTTTGACCGATTCGATGCGGACATTGCTCATGCCTTAATGAGTATTAATGCGGTCAAGGGCGTCGAAATTGGCGATGGCTTTGCTTGTATCAATCAAAAAGGCTCGGAGCATCGTGACGAAATAACCCCTGATGGATTTTTAACAAATTCAGCCGGCGGTGTGCTTGGCGGTATATCTTCAGGGCAGGATTTGGTTGCGAATATTTGTTTGAAACCAACTTCAAGCATTGGTGTGTCGGGTAAAACCATTAATGTCGATGGTCAGCCAACAGATATCATTACGCGTGGGCGACACGATCCGTGCGTGGGTATCCGTGCCGTGCCTATCGCCGAAGCCATGGTGGCTATCACCATAATGGATCATTACTTGCGTCATAGAGCACAAAATGGCGATGTGGCTTGCTCAACGCCTATTGTTGAATAA
- the prmB gene encoding 50S ribosomal protein L3 N(5)-glutamine methyltransferase, whose protein sequence is MLNVNVKEVIEDLHTIHDFLRWGVSRFNEADLFYGHGSDNAWDEAVALTLYSLHLPANIGDGIMQTRLTKTEKQQLIDLFLRRIDERIPAAYLTNLAYFTGLPFYVDDRVLVPRSPIGELIENRFCGLLDTEPKTILDLCTGSGCIAIACAYAFDEAQVDAVDLSEDALAVAQVNIHNHELSEYVRPIQSDLFEAIKGQRYDLIVTNPPYVDAEDIADMPEEFHHEPEMGLGSGSDGLDITRQILAQAADHLTDDGVLICEVGNSMLQLSEQFPDVDFQWLEFANGGLGVFKLSKSQLIQHQPLFQQAIA, encoded by the coding sequence TTGTTAAACGTTAATGTCAAAGAAGTCATTGAAGACTTGCATACCATTCATGATTTTTTGCGCTGGGGGGTAAGCCGATTTAATGAAGCGGATTTGTTTTATGGCCATGGTAGCGATAATGCATGGGATGAAGCGGTTGCATTGACGTTGTATAGCTTGCACCTGCCCGCCAATATTGGCGATGGCATCATGCAAACTCGGTTAACAAAAACCGAAAAACAACAGCTTATCGACCTATTTTTACGTCGCATTGATGAGCGTATCCCCGCTGCGTACTTAACTAACTTGGCTTATTTTACAGGTTTACCATTTTATGTCGACGACAGAGTACTGGTGCCACGTTCGCCGATTGGTGAGTTAATCGAAAATCGTTTTTGTGGATTATTAGACACCGAGCCTAAGACGATTTTGGACTTGTGTACTGGTAGCGGCTGTATTGCCATTGCCTGTGCTTATGCCTTTGATGAGGCTCAAGTGGATGCCGTTGATTTGTCCGAAGATGCCTTAGCCGTTGCCCAAGTTAATATTCATAACCATGAATTGTCTGAATATGTTAGACCTATTCAATCAGACTTGTTCGAGGCCATCAAAGGGCAGCGTTATGATTTAATTGTCACTAACCCACCGTACGTTGACGCGGAAGATATCGCAGATATGCCGGAAGAATTTCATCATGAGCCTGAAATGGGCCTAGGTAGTGGTAGCGATGGACTTGATATTACTCGTCAAATACTGGCGCAAGCTGCAGATCATTTAACCGATGACGGTGTACTTATTTGTGAAGTGGGTAATTCAATGTTGCAGCTAAGTGAGCAATTCCCCGATGTTGATTTTCAATGGTTAGAATTTGCCAATGGTGGCCTTGGTGTGTTTAAACTAAGCAAATCACAATTAATTCAACATCAGCCGTTGTTTCAACAAGCAATTGCATAA
- the smrB gene encoding endonuclease SmrB, giving the protein MMKFKDLLSESDKALFKEAVGKVKPVTTDTVRHRKNEPAMVRKQQKQRQESRQTFYFSDEFEPNLEATGPMKYVRDDVDSFEAKRLRRGDYYPEITLDLHGLNQQQSKLEIAALLSECIKRNINCACIIHGIGSRVLKHKVPHWLVQHPDVMAFHQAPLEFGGDGALLVLIELKEAFLNK; this is encoded by the coding sequence ATGATGAAGTTCAAAGATCTCCTTAGCGAAAGCGACAAAGCGCTGTTCAAAGAAGCCGTTGGTAAAGTGAAACCTGTTACCACAGATACCGTGCGTCATCGAAAAAACGAGCCTGCCATGGTGCGCAAGCAACAAAAACAGCGCCAAGAGAGTCGACAAACATTTTACTTCTCGGATGAATTTGAACCAAACCTTGAAGCCACCGGGCCAATGAAGTACGTTCGCGATGATGTCGATAGCTTTGAAGCGAAACGGTTACGCCGGGGTGACTATTACCCCGAGATAACCCTGGATTTACATGGTTTAAATCAACAACAGTCAAAACTTGAAATCGCCGCCCTGCTTAGTGAGTGCATCAAGCGCAATATAAACTGTGCTTGTATTATCCATGGCATCGGCAGCCGAGTCCTAAAGCACAAAGTTCCCCATTGGCTTGTGCAACACCCCGATGTAATGGCATTTCATCAAGCGCCGTTAGAATTTGGTGGCGACGGTGCATTATTGGTGCTAATTGAACTAAAAGAAGCGTTTCTCAATAAATAA
- the sixA gene encoding phosphohistidine phosphatase SixA, with protein MNIYIMRHGDAQIGNFEDKKRPLTETGELEVKVMAKWLAGKRCQFDAIFASPYLRAQQTAQVLVHEIAIDLPVHTLDLLTPDGDAKQVHDYLDGMLAIEKWQNILLVSHMPLVSYLSGQLTADQHTPLFPTASIAEIDYDQRLMRGSITQQFSPTNFC; from the coding sequence ATGAATATTTACATTATGCGTCATGGCGACGCGCAAATCGGTAATTTCGAAGATAAAAAACGACCGTTAACTGAAACGGGCGAACTTGAAGTAAAAGTGATGGCCAAGTGGCTCGCAGGCAAGCGTTGTCAGTTTGATGCCATTTTTGCAAGTCCTTACCTAAGAGCGCAACAAACCGCACAAGTATTGGTACATGAAATCGCCATAGATTTGCCCGTTCACACCTTAGATTTATTAACCCCTGATGGTGATGCGAAGCAAGTTCATGATTATCTTGATGGCATGTTAGCAATCGAAAAGTGGCAAAATATCTTGTTGGTATCGCATATGCCATTGGTGAGCTATTTGTCGGGGCAGTTAACCGCCGATCAACATACGCCGTTATTCCCTACGGCGAGTATTGCTGAAATTGACTATGACCAACGCTTGATGCGTGGCAGTATTACTCAGCAGTTTAGCCCAACCAATTTTTGTTAA
- a CDS encoding insulinase family protein — translation MKQSPNDNKQYKAITLDNGLRVLLVEHNDSNRSAAALAVNAGHFDDPTDRQGLAHFLEHMLFLGTEKYPQPGEYQQYLAQHNGSNNAWTGTEHTAFFFDINDEFFADALDRFSQFFISPLLSQEFIDKERLNVDAEYKLKLKDDMRRIYDVHKATVNPQHPFSKFSVGNNDTLADRQQHNLREQVIAFFNEHYRADRMTLVLEGPQSLEHLANLAEHHFAAIKPGDSLKPRIETPLYRRQDLALNVYIKPEKDDKKLLLSFALPGIDKDYKSKPASYIAYLLGHEGPGSILSVLKDNQWALGLNAGSGINGSNFKDFNISIRLTELGLKHKQDIIELIFAYIKLVKQRGVQPIYFDEKKAISEFSYQYQEKLKALDSANQLVINMHHYPAEDYIYGDYAMETFSAVLIHQYLDYFRPDNMRIIHIDQQVVTDTVSPWYQVPYATKPISEQQLLRLSNIDIPKSLSLPRANPYIVAEPTLVAIEKEMIIPKQLVNDPGFSVWFKQDSSFFVPKGQIIIGIDSRVAVESKTHIAMTRLFVELFSDSVLENNYDAELAGIHYHLYPHQGGMTLQLSGINEKQPLLLANLLTAIKDHSLSPSRFELFKNQLITNWRNADKSKSISQLFAKLNALMKPFSPPSNDLAKALECVSYDEFTQFCASYFSQLCIEVFIYGNWQEQHAWQISEQIQHALGPHINADAAVTCGVIDFHGQQTAILAQHIAEHDYASVIYFPMRNYDAKTMAMTMIASHLISPHFFHQMRTQKQYGYLVGVGYVPMNRFPGIAFYIQSPDTDADTLFAAMNEFIDDFVTDVSDDEWLNLKHGLIGQLQESETSPRIKSQRYWMSICNKDFLFDQKERLVTAINSIELSDVIAFIKNTLNNNANPDKIYLASVKHADELAYLAKQANTIHDIDDFHRRTPHKS, via the coding sequence TTGAAGCAAAGCCCTAACGATAATAAGCAATATAAAGCGATTACCTTAGATAATGGCTTACGTGTGTTATTGGTTGAGCACAACGATTCCAATCGCAGCGCCGCAGCACTGGCGGTAAACGCCGGACATTTTGACGACCCAACCGATCGTCAGGGCCTCGCCCACTTTTTAGAGCATATGCTATTTTTAGGTACCGAAAAGTATCCTCAGCCAGGCGAATATCAGCAATACCTTGCACAACACAATGGCTCTAATAATGCTTGGACAGGCACGGAGCATACCGCTTTTTTCTTTGATATAAACGATGAGTTTTTCGCTGATGCGTTAGACCGATTTAGTCAATTTTTCATATCGCCACTGCTATCACAAGAGTTTATCGACAAAGAGCGCCTTAATGTTGACGCCGAATATAAACTCAAACTAAAAGATGATATGCGTCGTATTTATGATGTCCATAAAGCGACAGTTAATCCTCAGCACCCGTTTAGCAAGTTTTCGGTTGGTAACAACGATACCTTAGCAGATAGACAACAACATAATCTGCGCGAACAAGTCATCGCCTTTTTTAATGAGCACTACCGTGCCGATCGTATGACGTTAGTTTTAGAAGGACCGCAGTCTCTCGAGCATCTGGCGAACCTAGCAGAGCACCACTTTGCTGCTATTAAGCCTGGCGATAGCCTCAAACCTCGTATTGAAACGCCATTATATCGTCGTCAAGACTTAGCATTGAATGTCTACATTAAGCCAGAAAAAGACGACAAAAAATTACTGCTAAGTTTTGCCTTGCCTGGGATTGATAAAGACTATAAATCGAAACCAGCGAGTTATATTGCCTACTTACTTGGACACGAAGGCCCTGGCAGCATTTTATCGGTACTAAAAGACAACCAATGGGCACTCGGTTTAAACGCGGGTAGTGGTATTAATGGCTCTAATTTTAAAGATTTTAATATCAGCATTCGGCTAACCGAACTAGGGCTAAAGCACAAACAAGACATTATTGAACTGATATTTGCCTACATTAAATTAGTCAAACAACGCGGTGTTCAACCCATTTATTTTGATGAAAAAAAAGCAATATCCGAATTTTCTTATCAATATCAGGAAAAGCTCAAGGCGCTCGATTCAGCAAACCAGCTGGTGATCAATATGCACCACTACCCTGCTGAAGATTACATCTATGGCGATTATGCCATGGAGACGTTTTCTGCCGTTCTTATCCATCAATATCTAGACTATTTTCGTCCAGATAACATGCGTATTATTCACATTGACCAACAAGTGGTCACCGACACGGTGAGTCCTTGGTATCAAGTGCCCTATGCAACGAAGCCGATAAGCGAACAGCAACTGCTGCGATTGAGCAATATAGATATCCCCAAATCATTATCATTACCCAGAGCCAACCCTTATATTGTCGCAGAGCCTACGTTGGTTGCTATCGAAAAAGAAATGATAATCCCCAAACAGTTAGTCAATGATCCTGGCTTTAGCGTTTGGTTCAAACAAGACAGTTCATTCTTTGTCCCCAAAGGCCAAATTATCATAGGGATAGACTCTCGAGTCGCGGTAGAAAGCAAAACCCACATAGCGATGACACGGTTGTTTGTCGAATTATTTAGCGATTCGGTACTGGAAAATAACTACGATGCAGAACTCGCTGGCATTCATTACCACTTATATCCTCATCAAGGGGGGATGACATTGCAGCTGTCGGGGATCAATGAAAAGCAACCGTTACTGTTAGCTAACTTGCTGACGGCTATTAAAGATCACTCGCTCTCACCAAGCCGGTTTGAGCTATTTAAAAATCAATTGATCACCAATTGGCGCAACGCCGATAAAAGCAAATCTATTTCGCAATTATTTGCCAAACTCAACGCCTTAATGAAACCCTTTAGTCCACCGAGTAATGATTTAGCCAAGGCATTGGAATGTGTCAGTTACGACGAGTTTACTCAATTTTGCGCATCCTATTTTAGTCAATTGTGTATTGAAGTGTTCATTTATGGTAATTGGCAAGAACAACACGCGTGGCAAATTAGTGAACAAATTCAACACGCACTTGGTCCTCACATTAATGCCGATGCCGCGGTGACTTGCGGTGTGATTGATTTCCACGGCCAGCAAACGGCCATTTTAGCGCAACACATTGCCGAACATGATTACGCTAGCGTCATTTACTTTCCGATGCGAAACTATGATGCTAAAACAATGGCGATGACCATGATCGCAAGCCACCTAATTTCACCACACTTTTTTCATCAAATGCGTACCCAAAAGCAATACGGTTATTTGGTTGGCGTCGGTTATGTACCTATGAACCGTTTTCCTGGCATTGCATTTTATATTCAATCTCCAGATACCGATGCAGATACACTGTTCGCTGCGATGAATGAGTTCATCGATGACTTTGTGACGGATGTTAGTGACGATGAATGGCTTAACCTTAAACATGGTTTGATCGGTCAACTGCAGGAAAGCGAAACAAGTCCACGCATCAAAAGCCAACGATATTGGATGAGTATTTGTAATAAAGATTTTCTATTTGATCAAAAAGAGCGGTTAGTCACCGCAATAAACTCGATTGAGCTTAGCGATGTCATCGCCTTTATTAAAAATACCCTAAACAATAACGCCAATCCCGATAAAATATACTTGGCATCCGTAAAGCACGCCGATGAGTTAGCTTACTTGGCAAAGCAAGCTAACACTATCCATGATATTGATGATTTCCATCGTCGAACACCACATAAATCATAA